In Melitaea cinxia chromosome 11, ilMelCinx1.1, whole genome shotgun sequence, a genomic segment contains:
- the LOC123657900 gene encoding TAF5-like RNA polymerase II p300/CBP-associated factor-associated factor 65 kDa subunit 5L encodes MKRTRNDAVKAAVTSYLERRNYPDIDFFNNNSSSRSAEEMAVSTIIQCEASRANSILFSCINNDPGHYDVQYTRLVNFIKDIKSENVKNELLGLLTPLLCHLYLEMLRGGHGGAAQMFLKRQSATLPQKDLSYHQPIDGNLPSALYRPNSLEQLFNSLQNGTIDNETPEKDYMNQLLDDIGTVYTLQEIESRPTIAAFRSCKYDIYLSQDALNILKAYLAKHGHVLLIQVFQTWFHIDINNENKKNTEDDEEQIENERNILKTNCAEKVNNINDIFSKCNGHTEYQSVDKDLRELQDAIKGVRETTAPLKLYKIAAPDTHLICAKTDQYCNVLCGGFDNSEVRLWHLGQNNVKKRINRNISEIELACCIPLEPETQLDTTFQIGTGIPLRGHSGPIQAVSILSKEEIVLSASHDSSMRAWRLSDYSCASIYRGHNYPIWCMDVSKNGLFIVTGSHDKTAKLWSLDRTFTVRVFVGHTSDVTCVKFHPNEAYLATGGADRSVRLWSVCDARLVRMLLGHRAAVRALAFAPAGTHLASAGDDKKIKVWDLAACNCVHEYRGHHGKVTSLDWSAVAKPSLCNRVSVDPNDPNTENSTLCSAGMDGIVKVMWDTNMKNKQVSNQDITTSTYNTKCSHLVDVQVQPDWILAIGSKK; translated from the exons atgAAAAGAACTCGAAACGATGCAGTTAAGGCTGCTGTTACTTCCTACTTAGAAAGGCGAAATTATCCA gataTTGATTTCTTCAATAACAATTCTTCAAGTCGTAGTGCTGAAGAAATGGCAGTGTCAACTATCATACAATGTGAAGCCAGTCGAGCTAATTCTATTTTGTTTTCATGTATAAACAATGATCCTGGACACTATGATGTTCAATACACAAG gCTTGTTAATTTCATAAAGGATATAAAGTCTGAGAATGTGAAAAATGAGTTACTAGGCTTACTGACTCCACTTTTGTGCCACTTGTACCTAGAAATGTTGCGTGGTGGTCATGGAGGGGCAGctcaaatgtttttaaaaaggcAGTCTGCAACCCTTCCACAAAAAGACTTATCTTATCATCAGCCTATAGATGGAAACTTGCCATCAGCTCTCTATCGTCCAAATAGTCTGGAACAGTTGTTCAACTCATTACAAAATGGAACTATCGACAATGAAACACCAGAGAAAGATTATATGAACCAATTACTAGATGATATTGGAACAGTTTATACATTACAAGAAATTGAATCTCGCCCAACTATTGCAGCCTTTAG GTCttgtaaatatgatatttatttatcacaagATGCTTTAAATATCCTAAAGGCATATTTAGCTAAACATGGCCATGTCTTACTAATTCAAGTTTTTCAAACTTGGTTTCATATAgacataaataatgaaaataagaaaaatact gaaGATGATGAAGAACAGATAgaaaatgaaagaaatataCTGAAAACAAATTGTGctgaaaaagtaaataatattaatg ATATATTCTCTAAATGCAATGGCCATACAGAATATCAGTCTGTTGACAAGGACTTGAGAGAATTACAAGATGCAATCAAAGGTGTAAGAGAAACTACTGCACCTCTCAAACTGTATAAAATAGCTGCTCCAGATACaca CCTAATATGTGCAAAAACTGATCAATACTGCAATGTGTTATGTGGAGGATTTGATAACTCAGAAGTAAGACTGTGGCATCTCGGACAAAACAATGTAAAGAAAAGAATTAACCGAAATATATCAGAGATTGAATTGGCTTGCTGCATTCCACTTGAACCTGAAACACAGTTGGACACAACTTT CCAAATAGGTACAGGAATACCATTGCGAGGTCACTCTGGTCCCATACAAGCTGTTAGTATTCTCTCGAAAGAAGAAATAGTACTTTCAGCATCACATGACAGCAGCATGAGAGCTTGGAGATTATCAGATTACTCGTGTGCCTctatttatag AGGTCATAATTATCCCATCTGGTGTATGGATGTGTCAAAAAATGGTCTGTTTATAGTAACAGGATCTCATGACAAAACGGCAAAATTATGGTCACTGGATCGAACATTTACTGTAAGAGTATTTGTTGGACATACGTCTGATGTAACG TGCGTGAAGTTCCACCCGAACGAGGCGTACCTGGCGACGGGCGGCGCGGACCGCAGCGTGCGGCTGTGGAGCGTGTGCGACGCGCGGCTCGTGCGCATGCTGCTGGGGCACCGCGCCGCCGTGCGCGCGCTCGCCTTCGCGCCCGCCGGCACGCACCTCGCTAGCGCCG GGGACGATAAGAAGATAAAAGTATGGGATTTGGCTGCATGTAATTGTGTTCATGAATACAGAGGACACCACGGAAAAGTCACATCCTTAGATTGGTCTGCAGTTGCAAAACCCAGCTTATGTAACAGAGTTTCAGTAGATCCAAATGACCCAAATACAGAAAATTCTACACTGTGTTCAGCTGGGATGGATGGAATTGTCAAAGTTATGTGGGACactaatatgaaaaataa GCAAGTATCGAACCAAGATATTACCACGTCTACCTACAATACTAAATGTTCACATTTAGTCGATGTGCAAGTACAACCTGATTGGATATTAGCAATAGGAAGTAAGAAATAA